The genomic interval TACTATTGAAGCAACTGAATCTAGTACTACTATTCAACCTGCTGCTGCTAAATAAATTATCTAATTAAATAATCTAAGTAATAAAGTCATTTTAGGAAAACTCTTCTCTTTATGAGATTCGTTTTCCTTTTATCTATATCTTGTAATAATACTTAGGTTTAAATAGTATTGATAGCAATCTTTTAACAACATATACTAAGGTAAGTAAATGTTGTTATTAAGATTGTATTTGAGCTTTTTGATAAGCTAAAAAAAATAGACTAACCACTTTATGTTAGATTTAGTGACCCTCTTAAGGCACATTTTACTAAATTAAGGTTCCTATAAGGGTTAAGATATTATATAATAATTATATAAGGAGATTTTTATGGGACTTGCACAACCTGTTATTACTCAACAAATGGTTATTGCTGAACTTACCAAAGCTGGTATAAGTAAAGATATTGCTATTGATCTGTCTACAGATATTATAAAAATGAGCTTACTTATAAAGATATTGAGTATTTAGAGAGTAATTTTAACCTTAAACTTGAAAAGCTAGAAGCAACCTTACAAGCTGATATTAGAGACCTTGATAATAAAATTGACAACGTTAGAAATGAATTAAAATCTGACATTAAAGACCTGGATACCAAAATCGATTCTGTTGAGAATAATCTTAATTCCAAAATAGATACTAAATTTAATGAACTTGATAATAAGATTGATAATGTTAAAAGTGAATTAAAATCTGATATTAAAGACCTGGATAGTAAACTTAAACTACATAATTGGATGTTTGGTACCCTTATTACCCTTAGTATAGGAATATTCTTAGCATTAATGTCATTATTAGTAAAGTAAATTTATTCAACTAGCCCCTTCTTTAATTGATTACATATCAATTATTTTTTATCAAAATCATTTAATTATTTGTTAACAACAATTAATCCTGTTAATTGTTGTATCATACTCAATCTCTGCGATGTTAAAGTACTTATTCTTTTATCTTCTGTTTTTATTTTTTTTTGAAGCTTATTAACCATCTTTTTCCCCTTAGTAAAAAAGGAGGCACGTAATAATGAAAAGAATTACTTTAAGTGCATTATTGATGACTTTATTTTTACTTCTTAGCTGTGGCAGTGGACAACTTCAACCTGAGAAACTGGCTGCTGAATCTAAAATTTCTTTCTTTGATTCACTTATCAAAATAGGTCAAGGATTTCAAGAGATTTTTGGCTTTTTTGGTAATGCTATTGGAGATACTTTTGGACTTACAGTAGTTAAATCTGATGATAAGAGAAGTAAAGTTGGTGAACACTTTGAAAGAATAAAAAAAGGTTTGGAAGGTACTAAGGATAAACTAGATGGATTAGCAAAAGACATAACTTCTACTCCTCATGCTGATACTACAGGAGTTGAGGCTACAATTAAAGGTGCTAGTGACGTTATTGTAAAACTAGTTGACTTTGTAACCAAACTTGCTAGTGTAACTAATGATGATGCTTTAATTGGTGATAATGCAGCTGGTGCTGCAGTAGCTGCTGATAAAGATAGCGTTGAAACTGTTATTAAAGAAGTTAAAGCTATAATTGAGACTGCCAAAGAGTCTGGTGTACAGATTGACAAAGGCAATGACGGTGGTACTGGAGCAGCTGCTGCTGATGCTACTGCCACTGCTGCACTTGGTGATAATAATGGTGCTGGTTCTGGTTCTAAACTAGCTGATGAGATAACTAAGGCAGACCCATGGGCAATGATTGACAAGGTTAAAAATGCTAAAACCAAAGAAGGTGCCCTTAGTGCTAATGCCAATAACGATGCTGGGGCATTAGCTACTGGTGGTAATGCTAATGGCAATAATGGTGCTAAGGCGGCTACTAATGCAGACTTAGCAGCTGCTATTGCTCTTAAAGCTATGATTAAAGATGGTAGATTTAGTGCTAATGCTGCTGATAAAGATATTGTTAAGGCGGCAGCAGCAAGTGCTGTAAATAAGGTTTTAGGAGTACTTGATTTTATAATTAGGAAAACAGTAGCAATCAATCTAGATAAGATAAGAGAAACTGTTAAGGGAATACAGTACTCTGAAATTACTACTGAATCAACTGAAGCTAATACTACTCAACCCCCTGCTACTAAATGAATTATCTATTTAAATAATCTAAATAAAGTCATTTGATGGAAACTATTCTCATAAAGAGAAGAGTTTCCCTTTTGTCTATATCTTGTAATAATACTCAGGTTTAAATAGTATTGATAGCAATCATTTAACAACAGATTGATGGTAAGGCTGCATTTGAGCTTTTTGGTAAGATAAAGAAAAGAGACCTAACACTTTGTGTTGAAGATAGGGATGACGTTTTTGGTCATGGGAATGTGACTAAAACATTTCTTAATCTTAGAGCACGTATGAGTCATAAGTTTAGGATTGCTCCTATTAAACCTATAAGTAATAAATTTACTAAAATTGCTACGTTAATAGAGCCATTTGCAACATCTAAACTTAGTATTATGGATTATTCAAGTAAGTCAGCTATATCTGATATTTATAAGTACAAAGGAGATGGTAAGAGTGATGATGATTCATTAGATAGCATGTAAGCATCATATATGTTATTGACTTTGGGAGTGCGTAATCTTAAAGCACATTTTACTAAAATAAGGTTCCTATAACACTTAAAATATTATATAATAATTATATAAGGAGTGTTTTTATGGGACTTGCTCAACCTGTTATTACTCAACAAATGGTTATATCAGAACTTACCAAGGCTGGTATTAATAGAGATATTGCTATTGATTTGTCTTACAGATATTATAAAAATGAACTGACTTACAAGGAT from Borrelia turicatae 91E135 carries:
- a CDS encoding variable large family protein; translated protein: MKRITLSALLMTLFLLLSCGSGQLQPEKLAAESKISFFDSLIKIGQGFQEIFGFFGNAIGDTFGLTVVKSDDKRSKVGEHFERIKKGLEGTKDKLDGLAKDITSTPHADTTGVEATIKGASDVIVKLVDFVTKLASVTNDDALIGDNAAGAAVAADKDSVETVIKEVKAIIETAKESGVQIDKGNDGGTGAAAADATATAALGDNNGAGSGSKLADEITKADPWAMIDKVKNAKTKEGALSANANNDAGALATGGNANGNNGAKAATNADLAAAIALKAMIKDGRFSANAADKDIVKAAAASAVNKVLGVLDFIIRKTVAINLDKIRETVKGIQYSEITTESTEANTTQPPATK